A segment of the Cotesia glomerata isolate CgM1 linkage group LG2, MPM_Cglom_v2.3, whole genome shotgun sequence genome:
tttttgtaaaaaaataaataaaataaaagcaatttaattaataaataaaattttttattttattttatttttaatgaaaaaaataaattgggGATATGAGTATGAGGTAGAACATTTAAAGTGCGCGAATCGCGGTAAACTGAATTGTAAGTTAACTTTTACCTTGCCATTGGTTCGATATACCTTATACACACCTATGTACCGGTTTTATAATACTATACCGTGGTATAGTAGCGTTGAATCAAATCGATTCAACAAACTGCTATTAAATACTGGCTCTGTAAACTTTATAAACCATGCGTATCATTTCAACATCTCTGGGGTATCGTCTGTTATCAACTATTATACACCAggatatcaattatttattcatttcatcCACTTggcataaaataaaacaaaaagaaaaaaaaaaaaaaaaaaataagtaaataatcaatataaaataaggaagtttgaaaaaaaaactaattaaatttataaaaattcaagtgttatttattatatttatttttacattacctaatttaattgtaaatgaaatgtaaataagtaaataaatctaCCGTCTATAACGGTATCTTTTAAAATGGAACCACaattgaaatatattattgTGAAAGTGGCACCTGAAACCACGTTTGTAAGAATATTCCCATTCTCTGTTAACTATTTTAAAGGCAATATCCTCGTAGGGAGGACCAGCGTGAAATTTAAGAATTGCAAAGTCCTTATTGTCACCACAGGGAATTAAAGAATAGACTGGAGTGGTACTCTTGTCAATTAAATCcggataaaatatattaaatttatatcccTGAACTATTTTCGGAGGAGGATTGTCCATATCATAATGAGTTTGATTGTACTTGTTCCATTCAAATCCAGTGTGAACTCGATTAAAGTACCGAGGCTTCCTGGGTCGGTATTTATCAGACCACAAGTAAATTTGTGCTTCTAAAGATGACTCGACACTGAATTGAGCTTCATCATCACCCATATTTTTTCTTGCTTCACGATGCATCGCCTGTTCCTCCAGAGATAAAAcactttgaactttttttccTGTATTTAATACCTGATGCCTTGCAAATTCAAGTCGTTGATTATCATCAGCTTCTAAAGTAACAAGAGTTCCTGGTTCAAGCTGTCCAGCAGAGATATACTTTGGTGAATAACCGCCAGCATCATActcattgaaaaattcatcaaGTAATTGATGCTCGTGATCATTAGCCTCCTCCTGGTGGTGATTACTATTTTCTTTACTATCAGGTATCTTACTATTATcctcttttttatcattatcatttttattattattattaaaactatgGCTGGTACTGGGATTTATATCTAATTGTTCATCTTTAttatgatgattattattatctttgtTGTTATCATCGGATTGACTTTTGGCAACAACACCCTGTTTAGCAATAAGAATATCAAGTttctttttaagattttcttGATGTCGATCTCGAAGTCTAGCTCGCGCCATATGAGCTTTAAGCTGTGACAAAAGACTCTCCCAGTAACCGATATCAACACCCTCAGGATTaccagatatttttttttcaatctgtAGCTGCATTGTTTCAAGTTGCTTTGCTGATTTTCCTTTAAATACTCCGGTAATATCTTGGGCAACGGCCTCGTTTATTCCTTCACGACGTCCCATTGCGGCTTCACACTctgatttatcaatttttcttaatttatgcATTTCATCTTGAACAATAACGGTAATATCATTCCAGTAATCTGAATTTTTACCACGTTCTAATGTTTTCCACGTTTTAATATCTGCAAGAAGATTTTCAAAGTCTTTTATCTGTAATCCACGAAGATAGCTGTAAGGCTCATACATCTCGACATCATCGTCTTCCTCGTTTTCTTCAGTCGAAATATATTTAGCCAATAGATCAATTGGTTCAGCACGACCAGCGTTAATTCGTATTTGTGATCTTAAACGTGCTTGTTTAAGATGAAATTCGTCCTCTTGGTGCTTCCATTGCTCCATTTGGGCAGCTTCTTTACCCCTTTGCATCATATTCATTTCTTCTTCACGCTGTTGACGTTCCAATTCACGTTCTTGCCTtcgttttttaactttttctaGCTCACGTTTATTTTCCTCTTGCTTTTGTCGATTTCTCAGCTCCAACTCTTCCCGTGTCACGCCCTCGAGACcgtcttttttcatttttttattccagaCAAAGCTAGTAAGAAGATTACCGTCACCAAACGGATTGTCTGTATTTGTATAATGAAGATAATCGTTATCCCAGCCCATCCTTTGTTTTCGCTTACGTTCtttagtttcttttttttttaaccgaCGCAGTCGCTTCTCTTCTGGTGTTTCTGTTGCTTTCAATAGTTCTTTTTTACGACAACGCTCTTCTAATTGCTTCAGACGCTGCTGTTCCagttttttcatcaattttatcgAGTCACCTGATGAATTTGATGACGACGAGGAAGATGACGAAGATGACGACgatcttcaaaattaaatacatcAATCAATAAagagttcaaaaataattataaatttatatatatattaatataccTTTTTCTCTTCTTGtgttttgaatgttttttatttgatgatCTTGAAGAACAATCCtcatgtttaaatttttttgttacactGTCGTTACgatttctttgattttttaatgattttgaaCTACTCGAATGTCTTTTTTCATCATCACGTTTATTTTTACTGGCTCGAGAACGTCTTTTATCTCCATCAAAATCTTCCCGTAAATATTTATccattattgtaaaaaattttattattattgttaatgaataaaaaaaataacaccaGAGACAGCACagaacaataaaaaacaataacgtTTTATTATTACGTTTATAcgtttactatttttaaaaaggttatattatgaatgaaaaagataaaatataatgataatatggAGGAAAAGGAAAAAGCTACTGCAATGGTGTAGAAAAATATAGTGCATGATGGGTAATGTGCCAAGACAGAAGCGCCGCCACTATTCTGtcatttcaaataaaacttGCAGATGGCTCCACAGATGAGATCTGGctagatttattaataaatatatatatttacgaGTTTACTGGGACTATCACCACGACAATATGGACGCTTAGAAGAATTACACTATAATCTGTCAAAAGTCTTGTACTTTGAAAAGTTTTTGAGCGTGTTgtttatttccatttttttttttttttattttctattattaaattaaatatattaaattttataattttaactaatacaataaatatatatatatatatatatatttaagatGTTGACTGCTGCAGCAAATACTCTGTCCAATAATTCTGGTGGATCATACAGCAATGATCGGCCTTTAGGAGCTAGTGGAGATGCTGAATTGGGTACAGATCCGGCTTCTGGAGGATTTTTTCATTCTGACTACAAAAAGTAAattcttttacaattttttttttttttttttttttttttttgtataaaaatatattgaaacatttattgtactacttatttataaaattttagacaTGAAGATTTGAAACAAATGTTGGATAGTAATAAAGATGGACTTAAATTAGAAGCTATGAAACGTATAATTGGGGTGTGTATACCTATAATTTATCAAACATAATCAGtcgatataaatattaattgtattaattattaattttagatggTTGCTAAAGGAAGAGATGCGTCAGATTTATTTCCAGCGGTGGTAAAAAATGTTGTGTCGAAAAAtatagaagttaaaaaattagtttacgTTTATTTGGTACGTTATGCTGAAGATCAACAGGATTTAGCTCTGTTGTCGATATCAACATTTCAGAGAGCACTGAAAGATCCAAATCAGCTGATAAGAGCCAGTGCATTGAGAGTACTGTCTTCTATACGAGTTTCAATGATTGTTCCTATTGTTATGCTGGCTATTAAAGACTCGGCAAGCGATATGTCACCGTATGTGAGAAAAACTGCTGCTCATGCTATTCCTAAATTGTACTCATTGGATTCCGAGCAAAAAGACGAGTTGATAAgtgttttagaaaaattattgtctGATAAAACAACACTGGTTGTTGGTTCTGCTGTAATGGCCTTTGAAGAAGTTTGTCCAGAACGAATAGAtcttattcataaaaattatcgtAAACTTTGCAATTTACTTGTTGATGTTGATGAATGGGGACAAGTTGTTATTGTAAATATGTTGACACGTTATGCTCGAACACAATTTATTAATCCAAATCTTGAtgtaagttttaaaatattaataataattttataattataataattattattattattattttaggatATTGAAGAGGAtgaaaatcaatcattttatgACTCAGATTCAGATTCatcaaatgtaaaaaaaacaaaattttcattagatGGAGATCATCGTTTATTACTAAGAAATACAAAGCCATTATTACAAAGTCGTAATGCCTCAGTTGTAATGGCTGTTGCTCAATTATATCATCACGTAGCACCTCGTAGTGAAGTTATGATTGCTGCTAAAGCATTAATTAGACTTTTAAGAAATCATCGAGAAGTCCAGAGTATTGTTCTCAACTGTATTGCCAGTATCTCTATTGCAAGAAAGGTAACGTAAGTATTGCGAGTTATACGCAAAacctatttttaattattttaacctatttttaattcgtttaaatatacatattatttatatatttttttctagggAATGTTTGAACCATTTCTTAAATCATTTTTCGTGAGAACGTCTGATCCAAcacatattaaattattaaaattggatatattgacaaatttagctacaGAAACGAGTATAAGTGTTATACTGAGAGAATTTCAAACTTATATATCGAGCAGTGATAAAGAATTTGTTGGTGCAAGTATTCAAGCTATTGGAAGATGTGCCAGTAATATTAAAGAAGTTACTGATACCTGTTTAAATGGATTGGTTTCTTTATTAAGCAATCGTgatggtaattattatttttattttttaaaaaattttaataataataataattattattattattaattattgtagaAGTTGTAGTGGCAGAGAGTGttgttgttataaaaaaattattacaaaccCAACCAAATGAACACAAAGAAATAATAGCACATATGGCTAAATTAATGGATTTTATAACAGTACCACAGGCTAGAGCGTCAATACTTTGGTTATTGGGTGAATACTCTGATCGGGTCCCAAAAATAGCTCCTGATGTCCTACGTAAAATGGCTAAAAGTTTTATCAATGAAAaagatattgttaaattacaaatattaaatttagcagTTAAATTGTGTCTTAATAATCCAGaacaaacaaaattattttgtcaatATGTATTTCAACTTGCTAAATATGATCAAAACTATGATATAAGAGATCGTGCACGTTTTTTAcgttattttatatttgataataatggtgatgatgatgatgatgatgatgataatgataataatgctaataatgataataatggtgaaaaaaaattagctaaatatgctaaaaatatattttttgcttCAAAACCAGCGCCAACCTTAATGTCACGTTTTAAAGGATCACAATATCAATTGGGTACATTGTCACACTATCTTGATATGCCTTGTGCTGGTTACAGACCATTGCCAGATTTTCCAGAGGTTGCACCAGATCCGTCAGTTAGAGACGTTGCTGAACCAATAGTTACTCATCAACCACGAGAAAAAAGACACAAtagaaaagataaaaaagtcaaagaaaaatcattttacaGTAGTGAAGATGACAGCTCACCCAATCATCAAGgtaactaattattatttaattttatgtatttatatcgtttcattatttattgaattatatattatttttatagaatctCAAGATGAATCGTCAGATACTTCATCAAATAAAACAACAGATTCTGATTCAGACAGTAGTTCATCAATCTATAGTTCAGaatcaaataaatcaaaagagcctattaaaaagattattaacaATGTAGAGTCTGAAACATCTGACAGTGAATCAGATTCCGATGAATCTAGCTCAGAAAGCGGTAGTAGTGATTCTTCAAGCgacaataaagttaaaaaaattactgaacAAAAACttggtaataataaaaaagaaaaaattgttgaaccaAAACCAAAGAGTAATCTTGATTTGTTACTTGATTTAGACGAtggtaagtattttttatattaatttaatttaacaattaattaattaattaattaatttaattacagtAATACCAATGACACCAGTGATGACACCGAGCTTAGGAGGTTTTCTTACACCAATTAATCAAGTTTCagctataaattttaatgtaaatggGATTACACAAGTATCTGCATTTTTTACACCAACTAAAAGAACAGaacttgttaataaaataactggACGTGGGCTAAGAATAGAATCAAGGTTTACACGATGTCAGCATTTAGTTAATCCAATGTTAGCCAGTGTTgaattaacatttattaatgaaGGCAATGAACcaattacaaatataaaaattggtaataaaaatttaccatCTGGTATGATAATACACGATTTTTCTCCTATTACAATTCTACAACCAAACATGACACTTTCATCGATAATTGGAATTAATTATAACGATTCAACACAACCGGCAAATTTTAACATTGAATACACAATTGGTGATGAAATTCACGCACCTTCTGTTCAATTAAAACCAACTATTGGTGAAATTATACGTGCTGTACAGCTTCCAGAAAATATGTTTATTGttgaaaaagataaattaaagGGTATGAATGAACACaccgctaaattaatttttaatgataataaaaaagaattgtcgcaaaaaattattgaagctGCTAATCTTGCAATTGTTTCTaatgaaaatgattttatgaggtaaattattgaaataatatttattaaaaatttatttataattttaattggtcgattttatttttagatttgcTGGAAATACATTGTCATCAAAATCTCTGGTGTTGGTAactgttaaatttttacaagatcaacaaattgaaataattgtcAATTGTGAAAAAATGGTTATAGGTTCAATGTTGTTAAGTGAAATTAAAGGATATTTCcccttaatttaataaaaaggtaacaaattatataaaaacatCTGAaagtttatattattatatttaaatgacaagtgaatttaaaaaattataaaaaatatgtatacttaaaaaaaaatttattaatcaataatttattactgaagaaaatttatttttcttaaataaattataattatgagtTTTGCAATTGGTTTCGTAAAATAAAccatattaatttaacagatcCCTCATTACCTCCGTTTTGAATTTCCCAAAAAGATCGTCGATACTCTctatgtttaattaaaaatttattcagtaTACGAAGCATACCGTAAGAAATTGGTATTGAAAATCCAATATCTTCATTTGGATAACGTTTAATAAtgtcataaattatttctgaTCCCAATCCTTGATTTCGGTATTGAGATCTTATGTAAGCAGTATCTAAAGTTGTCATGGAATATTCATTAATCCGATCAATCTCGGttcctaaataaataataataataataataattttaattttaataattaaaaactatttattattttaaattttaccttttggtttaattgtataaaatccAACTGGTTTACTATCGAACCACTTGAGAAATATCTCGTCTTTATCATCCGCataatcataaattgactCAAATTTGTCTTGACGTGGAGTATCCGATTctcgataaattatttgacttagtatataataaataattttatcctggaCATTGATTACCTATtggaataagtaaaaataaattttttttttttttttcaatactaacaactaaaaaacaataaaataataataataataattattattattattattaaataaatacttttttccaAGAATTTTCTGTACaaccattaaatttttcatcaatattaacaactttattatcattaataatagcAATAAAGTTTTTACATAGTTTACAATCAATTCGttgaattttatcattaatattatttaatttattaatatcaacCCAATCTTGAGTAAGAGTTGTTTGAAATTTCTTGCACCTTgtttagaaagaaaaaaaaaaaaataattgattttaaataaaaaatattataaattataaatgaaaataccTTGCGCAAAACATTAGCCCAGTTATTGATAGACTGTTGATAAAAAGTTGTGCATAAACACAAagataattaatcaataattgatattaattgaGGGCGTAAGATAATCCTTTTCTATTTAAAACCCAAAAATGatataataaacaatatttagtGTTTCAGcttatcataaataaactaaGCGCTATCACAGTTATATACAGTTAAATGACAGTATTATATGCGCATCAATCACATTTACAAATGACCTTGACTCGACTCTCTATTAGCTAtatgtacattttatacttttttataaacactCTTCTATTCAACACTCCATaacatattatattaatatcaatataaatcaatattaaaataattaaattataataacaaaataaataagtataaaaaataaattaaatatcgtaATCAATGACAAAATCATCATCGTAATAATCATCTTCGTCCGAGTCATAGTCGAGATAAGCTGCCGGAAAGTCCAGATCGTCATCATCgacatcatcatcatcatcatcatcatcatcatcatcgatAATCATTCCTtggtataatttattaaagcacTTTGACTTGGAATCTTGATAATGGAAATAAGGCATGCTTGGATTTAAACGAGTACCACATGTCCA
Coding sequences within it:
- the LOC123259852 gene encoding cactin-like, producing the protein MDKYLREDFDGDKRRSRASKNKRDDEKRHSSSSKSLKNQRNRNDSVTKKFKHEDCSSRSSNKKHSKHKKRKRSSSSSSSSSSSSNSSGDSIKLMKKLEQQRLKQLEERCRKKELLKATETPEEKRLRRLKKKETKERKRKQRMGWDNDYLHYTNTDNPFGDGNLLTSFVWNKKMKKDGLEGVTREELELRNRQKQEENKRELEKVKKRRQERELERQQREEEMNMMQRGKEAAQMEQWKHQEDEFHLKQARLRSQIRINAGRAEPIDLLAKYISTEENEEDDDVEMYEPYSYLRGLQIKDFENLLADIKTWKTLERGKNSDYWNDITVIVQDEMHKLRKIDKSECEAAMGRREGINEAVAQDITGVFKGKSAKQLETMQLQIEKKISGNPEGVDIGYWESLLSQLKAHMARARLRDRHQENLKKKLDILIAKQGVVAKSQSDDNNKDNNNHHNKDEQLDINPSTSHSFNNNNKNDNDKKEDNSKIPDSKENSNHHQEEANDHEHQLLDEFFNEYDAGGYSPKYISAGQLEPGTLVTLEADDNQRLEFARHQVLNTGKKVQSVLSLEEQAMHREARKNMGDDEAQFSVESSLEAQIYLWSDKYRPRKPRYFNRVHTGFEWNKYNQTHYDMDNPPPKIVQGYKFNIFYPDLIDKSTTPVYSLIPCGKTIERPKTANLERPTVLDPALVNKLDMSLLSKERLCDSMTRIQLDRRATTSIKVSGGGYTLPANNNKRIDQQQQQQQATSIVQSSNNSIVSLTEAKTFFIRSKRPTFQHLINNYYLYDQPTTTTTTTTIMPVNHKLDPVMVKKSPSPVLNNNQTIKLTDSKITGSSLSTIRTSKSSRLALPEELKLFTATSTTVNKLKTPEPCKTCGRPDQPERFHSHPKGLPLKGITDNKDKNNNNNNTNDNVKKSIQKPVALNYKSDKNKEKSTKNNNNNKNGQDDCLLEIKDKKKLLSLNSSDNNENYNKLSRPGSVKKGPRTVTCYICSREFGTASFPIHEPKCMEKWERENEALSPLKRRPRPQRPELPLNHHQWNNVAWELSQTQLLPCSKCGRTFLPDRLPVHQKSCKNSKDTASDKSDRTEKSRSFTSQSGSSTIFCQTCGRNFGARTIKIHEPQCLKRWHQTANNISSDDNKKKQDKSSGSCSNSLRELMKPTTTCYICGRDFGSVSIDIHEPQCLKKWHIDNDKLPLSQRRSEPIKPILADTTLDTASPVINWAATTEAKWKSHLGQLVPCKNCKRTFNPDRVAVHERTCKGTR
- the LOC123259830 gene encoding AP-3 complex subunit beta-2, with product MLTAAANTLSNNSGGSYSNDRPLGASGDAELGTDPASGGFFHSDYKKHEDLKQMLDSNKDGLKLEAMKRIIGMVAKGRDASDLFPAVVKNVVSKNIEVKKLVYVYLVRYAEDQQDLALLSISTFQRALKDPNQLIRASALRVLSSIRVSMIVPIVMLAIKDSASDMSPYVRKTAAHAIPKLYSLDSEQKDELISVLEKLLSDKTTLVVGSAVMAFEEVCPERIDLIHKNYRKLCNLLVDVDEWGQVVIVNMLTRYARTQFINPNLDDIEEDENQSFYDSDSDSSNVKKTKFSLDGDHRLLLRNTKPLLQSRNASVVMAVAQLYHHVAPRSEVMIAAKALIRLLRNHREVQSIVLNCIASISIARKGMFEPFLKSFFVRTSDPTHIKLLKLDILTNLATETSISVILREFQTYISSSDKEFVGASIQAIGRCASNIKEVTDTCLNGLVSLLSNRDEVVVAESVVVIKKLLQTQPNEHKEIIAHMAKLMDFITVPQARASILWLLGEYSDRVPKIAPDVLRKMAKSFINEKDIVKLQILNLAVKLCLNNPEQTKLFCQYVFQLAKYDQNYDIRDRARFLRYFIFDNNGDDDDDDDDNDNNANNDNNGEKKLAKYAKNIFFASKPAPTLMSRFKGSQYQLGTLSHYLDMPCAGYRPLPDFPEVAPDPSVRDVAEPIVTHQPREKRHNRKDKKVKEKSFYSSEDDSSPNHQESQDESSDTSSNKTTDSDSDSSSSIYSSESNKSKEPIKKIINNVESETSDSESDSDESSSESGSSDSSSDNKVKKITEQKLGNNKKEKIVEPKPKSNLDLLLDLDDVIPMTPVMTPSLGGFLTPINQVSAINFNVNGITQVSAFFTPTKRTELVNKITGRGLRIESRFTRCQHLVNPMLASVELTFINEGNEPITNIKIGNKNLPSGMIIHDFSPITILQPNMTLSSIIGINYNDSTQPANFNIEYTIGDEIHAPSVQLKPTIGEIIRAVQLPENMFIVEKDKLKGMNEHTAKLIFNDNKKELSQKIIEAANLAIVSNENDFMRFAGNTLSSKSLVLVTVKFLQDQQIEIIVNCEKMVIGSMLLSEIKGYFPLI
- the LOC123259846 gene encoding soluble lamin-associated protein of 75 kDa-like; its protein translation is MFCARCKKFQTTLTQDWVDINKLNNINDKIQRIDCKLCKNFIAIINDNKVVNIDEKFNGCTENSWKKVINVQDKIIYYILSQIIYRESDTPRQDKFESIYDYADDKDEIFLKWFDSKPVGFYTIKPKGTEIDRINEYSMTTLDTAYIRSQYRNQGLGSEIIYDIIKRYPNEDIGFSIPISYGMLRILNKFLIKHREYRRSFWEIQNGGNEGSVKLIWFILRNQLQNS